The proteins below are encoded in one region of Methylosinus sp. PW1:
- a CDS encoding response regulator, with protein MIPAGALDVTKTDAILLVEDDAEIGELISRYLQTHQIDVAVVADGATMDTALAKREFDLVILDLNLPGENGLSICRRLRADRNLPIVIVTAQGEDVDRILGLEMGADDYLVKPFNPRELLARIRSVLRRARAAFASRDETSSRYYLFEGWRVDIMAHQVTTPGGTKVALTSAEFDLLYALCERPNRVLTRDQLIDLTHGPTAGPFQRSIDVLISRLRQKMESDPKNPRYIQTIRSEGYLFTPQVVRA; from the coding sequence ATGATTCCCGCTGGTGCGCTCGACGTGACGAAGACAGACGCGATCCTCCTTGTCGAGGACGACGCCGAAATCGGCGAATTGATCTCTCGCTATCTGCAGACCCATCAGATCGACGTCGCCGTCGTCGCCGATGGCGCGACGATGGACACGGCGCTCGCCAAGCGCGAGTTCGATCTCGTGATCCTCGATCTCAATCTGCCGGGCGAGAACGGCCTCTCCATCTGCCGCAGGCTGCGCGCCGACCGCAATCTGCCGATCGTCATCGTCACCGCGCAGGGCGAGGACGTCGATCGCATTCTCGGCCTCGAGATGGGCGCCGACGATTATCTGGTGAAGCCCTTCAATCCGCGCGAATTGCTCGCCCGCATCCGCTCCGTGCTGCGCCGCGCGCGCGCCGCCTTCGCCAGCCGCGACGAGACGAGCTCGCGCTATTATCTCTTCGAGGGCTGGCGCGTCGACATAATGGCGCATCAGGTGACGACGCCCGGGGGCACGAAAGTGGCGCTCACCAGCGCCGAATTCGATCTCCTCTATGCGCTGTGCGAACGGCCCAATCGCGTGCTGACGCGCGACCAGCTCATCGATCTCACCCATGGCCCGACCGCCGGCCCCTTCCAGCGCAGCATAGACGTGCTCATCAGCCGGCTGCGGCAGAAGATGGAGAGCGACCCGAAGAACCCGCGCTATATTCAGACCATCCGCTCGGAAGGCTATTTGTTCACGCCGCAGGTGGTGCGCGCGTGA
- a CDS encoding glycosyltransferase family 1 protein, translated as MDQASRIAAYLAREALEDFRDRTTYELDPVSRFLYVRAKEFYWTLTRLAGLAHLHDGAYRRPARRAEPRAPLADFAAPMKRPRVLVDMTATHRYGLETGIQRVVREIARWAVASGAGLPVVIEERRLVSYYSHAALPPQVEIAPGDKFLMFDASFHDIDEYAPIMRRVSAEGGQNVLGLYDLIPLLYPGAISPGLYLDFRRWFDTMVPSCDAIVCISQSTAQSLVGYLRAHSYPADALRRVGWWRLGADFAATEAAPGRKAASIAATRAPLFLSVGTLEPRKAYPIALEAFERLWRSGVDARYVIVGRVGWQGRLLARRIRDHEEYGRRLFWLDDADDASLRHLYAQAHGLVSASIAEGFGLPLAEAAFHGLPVIASDIPAHREIAEQGATFFPPLDAAALSMRLREALMRHWSTQNHEARIVTWRESTQELLGMIRADSYQWRFERGGFRADARICV; from the coding sequence ATGGATCAGGCGTCTCGCATCGCCGCTTATCTGGCGAGGGAAGCTCTCGAGGATTTTCGCGACCGCACGACCTATGAGCTCGATCCGGTGAGCCGCTTCCTCTATGTCAGAGCCAAGGAATTCTATTGGACGCTCACGCGGCTCGCAGGCCTCGCGCATTTGCACGACGGCGCGTATCGGCGCCCTGCGCGGAGAGCGGAGCCGAGAGCGCCTCTCGCGGATTTCGCCGCGCCGATGAAACGGCCGCGCGTGCTCGTCGATATGACGGCGACGCATCGCTACGGGCTCGAGACCGGCATACAGCGCGTGGTGCGGGAGATCGCGCGCTGGGCGGTCGCCAGCGGCGCCGGGCTTCCCGTCGTCATAGAGGAGAGAAGGCTCGTCTCCTATTACAGCCATGCCGCTCTGCCGCCTCAGGTGGAGATCGCGCCGGGCGACAAGTTTCTGATGTTCGACGCGAGCTTTCACGACATCGACGAATATGCGCCGATCATGCGCCGCGTCTCGGCCGAGGGCGGGCAGAACGTGCTCGGCCTCTATGATCTCATTCCGCTGCTTTATCCTGGCGCGATCAGCCCGGGACTCTATCTCGATTTTCGGCGCTGGTTCGACACGATGGTTCCGAGCTGCGACGCGATCGTTTGCATCTCGCAGAGCACGGCGCAATCGCTCGTCGGCTATTTGCGCGCCCATTCCTATCCGGCGGATGCGTTGCGGCGCGTCGGCTGGTGGCGGCTCGGCGCGGATTTCGCCGCGACGGAGGCCGCGCCCGGCCGCAAGGCGGCGTCCATTGCGGCGACCCGTGCGCCGCTCTTTCTGAGCGTCGGCACGCTGGAGCCGCGCAAAGCCTATCCGATCGCGCTCGAAGCCTTCGAGCGGCTGTGGCGCTCTGGAGTCGATGCGCGCTATGTCATCGTCGGCCGCGTCGGCTGGCAGGGCCGGCTGCTCGCGCGCCGCATTCGCGACCATGAGGAATATGGCCGGCGGCTCTTCTGGCTCGATGACGCCGACGACGCCTCGCTACGGCATCTCTATGCGCAGGCGCATGGGCTGGTCTCGGCCTCGATCGCGGAAGGCTTCGGCTTGCCGCTGGCGGAGGCGGCCTTTCACGGGCTCCCGGTCATCGCCAGCGACATTCCAGCGCATCGCGAGATCGCCGAACAAGGCGCGACCTTCTTCCCGCCGCTCGACGCGGCCGCGCTCTCCATGCGCCTTCGCGAGGCGCTGATGCGGCACTGGTCGACGCAGAACCACGAGGCGCGGATCGTCACCTGGCGGGAGTCGACGCAGGAGCTGCTGGGCATGATCCGCGCCGACTCCTACCAATGGCGCTTCGAGCGCGGCGGCTTCCGCGCCGATGCGCGGATTTGCGTCTGA
- a CDS encoding MFS transporter: protein MPETSEGPTEVEDESLAEAARRLKAIIIGSLGNLVEWYDFYVYSAFSLYFANSFFPGDDPVAQMLSSAGVFALGFFMRPIGGALFGEIGDRFGRRRALTLSVLLMCLGSLIVAATPGYAAIGEAAPALLLFARLLQGLSLGGEYGSSATYLCEMAASRHRGFYSSFQYVTLIGGQLTALLVLLVLQNLVFTPEELRAYGWRIPFAIGAGLALFALLMRRDLEETEAFTSGTSPRRRSSLRALASYPREAATVVGLTMGGTLAFYVYTTYIQKFLKLSAGLSDAQTTWISAGSLIFAMALQPAYGALSDRIGRRPLLIAFGLLGTLFTVPLMTAIQTARGPWTAFALVLAGWLIVGAYTSINALVKAELFPASVRVTGVAVPYAIAVSLFGGTAEYVALWFKSERRESWFYYYVSAAIFCSLIVYALMPETRSASRIDAERAR, encoded by the coding sequence TTGCCGGAGACGAGCGAGGGGCCGACGGAGGTCGAAGACGAGAGCCTCGCCGAGGCCGCGCGTCGGCTGAAGGCGATCATCATCGGCTCGCTCGGCAATCTCGTCGAATGGTATGATTTCTACGTTTATTCCGCTTTCTCGCTCTATTTCGCCAATTCCTTCTTTCCCGGCGACGATCCGGTCGCGCAAATGCTGTCGAGCGCCGGCGTCTTCGCGCTCGGCTTCTTCATGCGGCCGATCGGCGGCGCATTGTTCGGCGAGATCGGCGATCGTTTCGGGCGCCGGCGCGCGCTGACGCTATCCGTTCTCTTGATGTGCCTCGGCTCGCTGATCGTCGCCGCCACGCCCGGCTATGCTGCCATCGGCGAGGCGGCGCCGGCGCTGCTCCTCTTCGCGCGGCTGCTGCAAGGCCTCAGCCTCGGCGGCGAATATGGCTCGTCGGCCACTTATCTCTGCGAGATGGCGGCCTCGCGCCATCGCGGATTCTATTCGAGCTTTCAATATGTCACGCTCATCGGCGGACAGCTGACGGCGCTCTTGGTGCTGCTCGTCCTGCAAAATCTCGTCTTCACGCCAGAGGAATTGCGCGCCTATGGCTGGCGCATTCCTTTCGCGATCGGCGCGGGGCTGGCGCTGTTCGCGCTGCTCATGCGGCGCGATCTCGAGGAGACCGAGGCGTTCACTTCCGGTACGTCGCCGCGGCGCCGCAGCTCCTTGCGCGCGCTCGCCTCTTATCCGCGCGAGGCGGCGACCGTGGTCGGGCTGACCATGGGCGGCACGCTCGCCTTCTACGTCTACACCACCTACATTCAGAAATTCCTGAAGCTTTCAGCAGGTTTGAGCGATGCGCAGACGACGTGGATCAGCGCCGGCTCGCTCATTTTCGCCATGGCGCTGCAGCCGGCCTATGGCGCTTTGTCCGATCGCATCGGCCGACGTCCGCTGCTCATCGCTTTCGGCCTGCTGGGGACGCTCTTCACCGTGCCGCTGATGACAGCGATCCAGACCGCGCGCGGTCCTTGGACGGCCTTCGCTCTGGTGCTGGCGGGCTGGCTCATCGTCGGCGCCTATACGTCGATCAATGCGCTGGTGAAGGCGGAGCTGTTTCCGGCCTCGGTGCGGGTGACGGGCGTCGCCGTGCCTTATGCGATCGCGGTCTCGCTGTTCGGCGGCACGGCGGAATATGTCGCGCTCTGGTTCAAGAGCGAGAGGCGCGAGAGCTGGTTTTATTATTATGTCAGCGCGGCGATCTTCTGCTCGCTGATCGTCTATGCGCTGATGCCGGAAACGCGCTCCGCCTCGCGTATCGATGCGGAGCGCGCCCGCTGA
- a CDS encoding DUF6492 family protein codes for MERPIALITPTHRADRERFALLCESIDRRLTGYERHYVIVNDDDMELFAEFAGPRRVILPCSRFLPRWLRLVPPFLMRNGRRVWWSFRSRPVHGWHIQQMLKIAAVLQLPEQRFCIVDSDNVIIRRFDIGAYAGGARSPLYIARGAISADAPLHAKWIANGDRLLGLPPSSFPADDHIGNLIVWDKDAVRAMTRAIEDATGVDWFLALCRTRAFSEYLLYGQFVRHSPRLMAAHEIVPQSLAVAYWDEAPLDRAGLASLLAAASTSKIALCVESFSRTPVQAIREAAGLALPAGASPFAPRLAGGAAA; via the coding sequence ATGGAACGACCGATCGCGCTCATCACGCCCACGCATCGCGCCGACCGCGAGCGCTTCGCTCTGCTCTGCGAGAGCATCGACCGCCGCCTCACCGGCTATGAGCGGCACTATGTCATCGTCAATGACGACGATATGGAGCTGTTCGCGGAATTCGCCGGCCCGCGCCGGGTCATCCTGCCCTGCTCGCGTTTTCTGCCGCGCTGGCTGCGGCTGGTGCCGCCCTTTCTGATGCGCAACGGACGCCGCGTGTGGTGGTCCTTCCGCTCGCGGCCTGTGCATGGGTGGCACATTCAGCAAATGCTGAAGATCGCCGCCGTTCTGCAATTGCCGGAACAGCGCTTCTGCATCGTCGATTCCGACAATGTGATCATCCGCCGCTTCGATATCGGCGCCTATGCCGGCGGCGCGCGCTCGCCGCTCTATATCGCGCGCGGGGCGATCTCCGCCGATGCGCCGCTGCACGCCAAATGGATCGCCAATGGCGACCGGCTTCTCGGCCTGCCGCCGAGCAGCTTTCCGGCCGACGATCACATCGGCAATCTCATCGTCTGGGACAAGGACGCCGTGCGCGCGATGACGCGCGCGATCGAGGACGCTACCGGGGTCGATTGGTTCCTGGCGCTGTGCCGCACGCGCGCCTTCTCCGAATATCTGCTCTATGGGCAGTTCGTGCGCCATTCGCCGCGGCTGATGGCGGCGCATGAGATCGTTCCGCAGAGCCTCGCCGTCGCCTATTGGGACGAGGCGCCGCTCGACCGCGCCGGCCTCGCCTCGCTGCTCGCCGCCGCCTCGACATCGAAGATCGCGCTCTGCGTCGAATCCTTCTCGCGCACGCCGGTGCAGGCCATTCGCGAGGCGGCGGGCCTCGCCCTACCGGCGGGCGCCTCGCCCTTCGCGCCGCGGCTCGCCGGCGGCGCCGCCGCCTGA
- a CDS encoding O-antigen ligase → MTDMSASSAGGLDEIDGRGILFCAILLVGWITFSPFADLASPETLELAEGRDIQLYAAFGLMAAAAFFYIWRTDRPALAALATPTNIALASWIGVTLVTSHEISNSLKRVVMLGCVGTCCLSLFLLPRGRDDLAKLLSIVALIIVGLSYFGLVFLPHYTIHQATDIGEPQLAGDWRGVFGHKNVASAVFSMLTFIGIFVLRAGRTVEGWAIFVLSLLFVLCSGGKSSTAICITTILLSLLAERTRNVVLWSIIVFSPLALLNFFGIGSILVPQFGAIAASLPLDASFTGRTDIWTFAIPKAAETPIFGHGLGGFWATAALRFGGEDTTIWAGNAAHAHNGYLDTVLAMGLPGLALAFAALIVQPARDVRRVCARGDEPAVSLLFVQIWMFSLYLNSLESFFFERANPGWIGMLFALFGIRFLAEFKIRG, encoded by the coding sequence ATGACGGATATGAGCGCCTCCTCGGCGGGGGGACTGGACGAGATCGACGGCCGCGGAATCCTGTTCTGCGCCATTCTGCTCGTCGGCTGGATCACCTTCTCGCCTTTCGCCGATCTCGCGTCGCCGGAGACGCTCGAGCTCGCGGAAGGCCGCGACATTCAGCTCTACGCCGCCTTCGGCCTGATGGCGGCGGCGGCCTTCTTCTATATCTGGCGGACCGATCGGCCGGCGCTCGCCGCGCTCGCCACGCCCACCAATATCGCGCTCGCCAGCTGGATCGGCGTGACGCTCGTCACCTCGCACGAAATCTCCAACTCGTTGAAGCGCGTGGTGATGCTCGGCTGCGTCGGAACCTGCTGCCTCTCGCTCTTCCTATTGCCGCGCGGCCGCGACGATCTCGCCAAGCTATTGAGCATTGTGGCGCTCATCATCGTCGGCCTCTCCTATTTCGGCCTGGTCTTCCTGCCGCATTACACGATCCATCAGGCGACCGACATCGGCGAGCCGCAGCTCGCCGGCGATTGGCGCGGCGTGTTCGGCCATAAGAATGTCGCCAGCGCCGTCTTCTCCATGCTGACTTTCATCGGCATTTTCGTGCTGCGCGCGGGCCGCACGGTCGAGGGCTGGGCGATCTTCGTGCTCTCGCTCCTCTTCGTGCTGTGCTCGGGCGGCAAGAGCTCGACGGCCATCTGCATCACGACGATCCTCCTCTCTCTGCTCGCCGAGCGCACGCGCAATGTCGTGCTGTGGTCGATCATCGTCTTCTCGCCGCTGGCGCTGCTGAATTTCTTCGGCATAGGCTCCATCCTCGTCCCGCAGTTCGGCGCCATCGCCGCGTCGCTGCCGCTGGACGCCTCCTTCACCGGCCGAACCGATATTTGGACATTCGCCATTCCCAAGGCCGCCGAGACGCCGATCTTCGGACATGGGCTCGGCGGATTCTGGGCCACTGCGGCGCTGCGCTTCGGCGGCGAGGACACGACGATCTGGGCCGGCAACGCCGCCCATGCCCATAATGGCTATCTCGACACAGTGCTGGCCATGGGCCTGCCGGGACTGGCGCTCGCCTTCGCGGCGCTGATCGTGCAGCCGGCGCGCGACGTCCGCCGTGTCTGCGCGCGCGGCGACGAGCCGGCGGTGTCATTGCTTTTTGTGCAGATTTGGATGTTCAGCCTCTATCTCAACTCGCTCGAGAGCTTCTTCTTCGAGCGCGCCAATCCGGGCTGGATCGGCATGCTCTTCGCCCTCTTCGGCATTCGCTTTCTCGCCGAATTCAAGATTCGCGGCTGA
- a CDS encoding glycosyltransferase family 2 protein: MTQSTRLPLDPIADAARFEAVVCIPTFRRPEMLRTTLESIEAQATQVAFAVVVVDNDAAAPVGLDVAQSFFRDGRLSGVAAVEPRQGNVHAINAAFRLARERFPAAKYFLMIDDDERAEPQWLDEMVASAREGADIVGGPVTPIFPEEAKSAFRDHPVFWPAFGETGPVPIIYGTGNCLLRREVFDGLAEPALDTRFNFLGGGDTEFFTRCRRAGFTFFWRQEAQIYEQVTPGRLALGWVLKRSLATGAINYSIDRLAARSLRQRLLLIAKNFALAPVSLQRALRMLRDSKHPLAATHPIGIAIGRLLASVGAMPQPYRYSS; encoded by the coding sequence ATGACACAAAGCACTCGACTACCCCTCGACCCCATCGCCGACGCCGCTCGCTTCGAGGCGGTCGTCTGCATTCCGACCTTCCGCCGTCCCGAAATGCTTCGGACGACGCTGGAGTCGATCGAGGCGCAGGCGACGCAGGTCGCCTTCGCCGTCGTCGTCGTGGACAATGACGCGGCCGCGCCGGTCGGCCTCGATGTAGCGCAATCCTTCTTTCGCGACGGGCGCCTCTCCGGCGTCGCCGCGGTGGAGCCGCGCCAAGGCAATGTCCATGCGATCAACGCGGCCTTTCGCCTCGCGCGGGAGCGGTTTCCCGCGGCGAAATATTTCCTGATGATCGACGACGACGAGCGCGCCGAGCCGCAATGGCTCGACGAGATGGTCGCCAGCGCGCGCGAGGGCGCCGATATCGTCGGCGGCCCGGTGACGCCCATCTTCCCGGAGGAGGCCAAGTCCGCCTTCCGCGATCATCCGGTGTTCTGGCCGGCCTTCGGCGAGACCGGCCCGGTGCCGATCATCTATGGCACCGGCAATTGCCTGCTGCGGCGCGAGGTGTTCGACGGACTCGCAGAGCCTGCGCTCGATACGAGATTCAATTTTCTCGGCGGCGGCGACACGGAGTTCTTCACCCGCTGCCGCCGCGCCGGCTTCACCTTCTTCTGGCGTCAGGAGGCGCAGATCTATGAGCAGGTGACGCCCGGACGGCTGGCGCTCGGCTGGGTGCTGAAACGCAGCCTCGCCACGGGCGCGATCAATTACAGCATCGACCGTCTCGCGGCGCGCAGCCTGCGCCAGCGCCTGCTGCTCATCGCCAAGAATTTCGCGCTCGCCCCGGTCTCGCTGCAACGCGCGCTGCGCATGCTGCGAGACTCCAAGCATCCGCTCGCCGCCACCCATCCCATCGGCATAGCGATCGGCCGGCTGCTGGCCTCCGTCGGCGCGATGCCGCAGCCCTATCGCTATTCCTCATGA